A genomic region of Bosea sp. 124 contains the following coding sequences:
- a CDS encoding branched-chain amino acid ABC transporter permease, with protein sequence MFYREAGQFKSTYSADMAVFPIRQDRIGLAVILGIAFIGIPLIGNDFFITSVMIPFLVFSLAAIGLNILTGYTGLISLGTAAFMGVGAYACYKLTTAFPGVNIIVLMLVSGLFSAAIGVLFGLPSLRIKGFYLAVATLAAQFFLQWAFVRVPWLFNYNASGAIEVPQRLLFGIPVTGASAAPETRYFVCLVLVIVMTWFASNLVHGKIGRSWMAVRDMDIAAELMGIKLLNAKLLAFAVSSFYAGVAGAMMIFLWYGGGEANDVFTIRLSFNILFMVIIGGLGSLIGSFFGAAFIASLPTIMKFGLPALGVPMSGATAEHVTFMLVGALIILFLIVEPHGLARLWQIGKQKLRTWPFPY encoded by the coding sequence ATGTTCTACCGCGAGGCCGGCCAGTTCAAATCGACCTACTCCGCCGACATGGCCGTGTTCCCGATCCGGCAGGACCGGATCGGGCTCGCCGTCATCCTGGGCATCGCCTTCATCGGCATTCCGCTGATCGGCAATGACTTCTTCATCACCTCGGTGATGATCCCCTTCCTGGTCTTCTCGCTGGCGGCGATCGGGCTGAACATCCTGACTGGCTATACCGGGCTGATCTCGCTCGGCACCGCGGCCTTCATGGGGGTCGGTGCCTATGCCTGCTACAAGCTGACGACCGCCTTCCCGGGCGTGAACATCATCGTGCTGATGCTGGTGTCGGGCCTGTTCTCGGCGGCGATCGGCGTGCTCTTTGGCCTGCCCTCGCTGCGGATCAAAGGCTTCTACCTCGCTGTCGCGACGCTGGCCGCGCAGTTCTTCCTGCAATGGGCCTTCGTGCGGGTGCCGTGGCTGTTCAACTACAATGCCTCGGGAGCGATCGAGGTGCCGCAGCGGCTGCTGTTCGGCATCCCCGTGACCGGCGCCTCGGCTGCCCCCGAGACCCGCTATTTCGTCTGCCTCGTCCTCGTCATCGTAATGACCTGGTTCGCCTCGAACCTCGTCCACGGCAAGATCGGCCGTTCCTGGATGGCGGTGCGCGACATGGACATCGCGGCCGAGCTGATGGGCATCAAGCTGCTCAACGCCAAGCTGCTCGCCTTCGCAGTCTCGTCCTTCTATGCCGGCGTCGCCGGCGCGATGATGATCTTCCTCTGGTATGGCGGCGGCGAGGCCAACGACGTCTTCACCATCCGCCTGTCCTTCAACATCCTGTTCATGGTCATCATCGGCGGGCTGGGTTCGCTGATCGGCTCCTTCTTCGGGGCGGCCTTCATCGCCAGCCTGCCGACGATCATGAAGTTCGGCCTGCCGGCGCTCGGCGTGCCGATGTCGGGGGCCACCGCCGAGCACGTGACCTTCATGCTGGTCGGCGCGCTGATCATCCTCTTCCTGATCGTCGAGCCGCACGGCCTGGCGCGGCTCTGGCAGATCGGCAAGCAGAAATTGCGGACGTGGCCGTTCCCCTATTGA
- a CDS encoding branched-chain amino acid ABC transporter permease has product MVAAPDLLAQTVWEGLVSGVLYALIALGFVLIFKASGVFNFAQGIMVVFAALTLVGLYEKGVPAFLAVILTLGVMFLLAVAIERVVLRPLVNQPDIILFMATFGITYFLIGLGESVFGGSPKQMIADQLWLPKGAVDLKILGGLVSLQKIDIAAAIIASVMIAVLAAFFQYTRIGRALRAVADSHKAALSVGISLNQIWVIVWFTAGIVALITGIMWGARSDVSFALEIVALKALPVLILGGFTSIPGAIIGGLIIGIGEKLGEFYWGPLVGGGIESWLAYFIALGFLLFRPQGLFGDKIIERI; this is encoded by the coding sequence ATGGTCGCGGCGCCGGACCTGCTGGCCCAGACGGTGTGGGAGGGGCTGGTTTCCGGCGTGCTCTACGCCCTGATCGCGCTCGGCTTCGTGCTGATCTTCAAGGCGTCGGGCGTGTTCAACTTCGCCCAGGGCATCATGGTGGTGTTCGCGGCGCTGACGCTGGTCGGCCTCTACGAGAAGGGCGTGCCGGCCTTCCTTGCCGTCATCCTGACGCTCGGCGTGATGTTCCTGCTCGCGGTCGCGATCGAGCGGGTGGTCTTAAGGCCGCTGGTCAACCAGCCCGACATCATCCTGTTCATGGCGACCTTCGGCATCACCTATTTCCTGATCGGGCTCGGCGAATCCGTCTTCGGCGGCAGCCCGAAGCAGATGATCGCCGACCAGCTCTGGCTGCCCAAAGGGGCGGTCGACCTGAAGATCCTCGGTGGGCTGGTCTCGCTGCAGAAGATCGACATCGCCGCCGCGATCATCGCCTCGGTGATGATCGCGGTGCTCGCCGCCTTCTTCCAGTATACCCGCATCGGGCGGGCGCTGCGGGCGGTCGCCGACAGCCACAAGGCGGCGCTTTCGGTCGGCATCTCGCTGAACCAGATCTGGGTCATCGTCTGGTTCACCGCCGGCATCGTCGCGCTGATCACCGGTATCATGTGGGGCGCGCGCTCCGACGTCTCCTTCGCGCTCGAGATCGTGGCGCTGAAGGCGCTGCCGGTGCTGATCCTGGGCGGCTTCACCTCGATCCCCGGCGCGATCATCGGGGGGCTGATCATCGGCATCGGCGAGAAGCTCGGCGAGTTCTACTGGGGCCCGCTGGTCGGCGGCGGCATCGAGAGCTGGCTGGCCTATTTCATCGCGCTGGGCTTCCTGCTGTTCCGGCCGCAGGGCCTGTTCGGCGACAAGATCATCGAGCGGATTTGA
- a CDS encoding Crp/Fnr family transcriptional regulator gives MILPEELRRIAAWSRDLREEEFEEARRGISFKSFGKGANICHVGDRLEAWTGIAEGLVKMSTTSKTGKSATLAGMRAGAWFGEGTVIKGELRRYELVALRETRLALMRRQTFLWLFEHSAAFNRFLVHQFNERLAQFIALAETERTLDSTGRLARNLAWLFNPTLYPDEGRTLEVSQEELGLLAGMSRQIANQGLSRLADLGLLEVGHGSVTILDVERLARYEG, from the coding sequence GTGATCCTGCCCGAGGAGCTGCGGCGTATCGCCGCCTGGTCGCGCGACCTGCGCGAAGAGGAGTTCGAGGAGGCGCGGCGTGGCATCTCGTTCAAGAGCTTCGGCAAGGGCGCCAATATCTGCCATGTCGGGGACCGGCTGGAGGCCTGGACCGGCATCGCCGAGGGGCTGGTCAAGATGTCGACCACGTCGAAGACGGGCAAATCCGCGACGCTTGCCGGGATGAGGGCCGGGGCCTGGTTCGGCGAGGGCACCGTCATCAAGGGCGAGCTGCGCCGGTATGAGTTGGTGGCGCTGCGCGAGACGCGGCTGGCGCTGATGCGGCGCCAGACCTTCCTCTGGCTTTTCGAGCATTCGGCCGCCTTCAACCGCTTCCTCGTGCACCAGTTCAACGAGCGGCTGGCCCAGTTCATCGCGCTGGCTGAGACCGAGCGCACGCTCGACTCGACCGGGCGGCTGGCGCGCAACCTCGCCTGGCTGTTCAACCCGACGCTCTATCCCGACGAAGGCCGCACGCTGGAGGTCAGCCAGGAGGAGCTCGGCCTGCTCGCCGGCATGTCGCGCCAGATCGCCAATCAGGGACTCTCGAGGCTCGCCGATCTCGGCCTGCTCGAGGTCGGTCATGGCAGCGTGACGATTCTCGATGTCGAACGGTTGGCGCGCTACGAGGGCTGA
- a CDS encoding nickel/cobalt transporter: MSLNAPRLAPLPWPALSRRLIVMALALAVVAAGLALLLATIAAWSPPPPPPPRNPFGTALPREALPATTGIGGMLLAWQSSFYRELTATLKAVAASPAALWSLLGLAFGYGVFHAAGPGHGKAVISGYIVADDRSLRRGLALSFAAAILQALVAIALVGTLTIAFNATAKTMSIATDAIETASFALVALVGAVVLWRKAGALLALGPGAPVHDPSCDHVHMPSPDEIARLRNWREMAGIVLAAGLRPCAGALIILVFAASQGLLWAGIAATFAMALGTALTTGALAAFAVFFKFAALRLAGGSSLRAAKLIAGLELLAAAFLAVLGAALFLGLWIGAQGN; this comes from the coding sequence ATGTCCCTGAATGCCCCGCGCCTTGCGCCGCTGCCGTGGCCGGCGCTGTCCCGGCGCCTGATCGTCATGGCGCTCGCGCTCGCCGTCGTCGCAGCGGGGCTCGCTCTCCTGCTCGCGACGATCGCGGCCTGGAGTCCGCCGCCGCCCCCGCCGCCACGCAATCCTTTCGGCACTGCTTTGCCGCGCGAGGCGCTGCCCGCGACGACCGGCATCGGCGGAATGCTCCTCGCCTGGCAGTCCTCCTTCTATCGCGAGCTGACGGCGACGCTGAAGGCCGTGGCCGCAAGCCCGGCTGCGCTCTGGAGCCTGCTCGGGCTCGCCTTCGGCTATGGCGTCTTCCATGCCGCCGGCCCCGGCCACGGCAAGGCGGTGATATCGGGCTATATCGTCGCCGACGACCGCAGCCTCCGGCGCGGCCTGGCGCTGAGCTTCGCCGCCGCGATCCTGCAGGCCCTCGTCGCGATCGCGCTGGTCGGCACCCTGACGATCGCATTCAACGCAACCGCGAAGACGATGTCGATCGCCACCGACGCCATCGAGACGGCGAGCTTCGCGCTCGTCGCGCTCGTCGGCGCCGTCGTGCTCTGGCGCAAGGCCGGCGCCCTGCTGGCGCTCGGCCCCGGAGCCCCGGTGCACGATCCGTCCTGCGACCATGTCCACATGCCCTCGCCCGACGAGATCGCCCGCCTGCGCAACTGGCGCGAGATGGCCGGAATCGTCCTTGCGGCGGGCCTGCGCCCCTGCGCCGGGGCGCTGATCATCCTGGTCTTCGCCGCCTCGCAGGGCCTGCTCTGGGCCGGCATCGCCGCGACCTTCGCCATGGCGCTGGGCACGGCCCTGACGACGGGGGCGCTGGCGGCCTTCGCCGTCTTCTTCAAATTCGCCGCGCTCAGACTGGCCGGCGGCTCATCGCTGCGCGCAGCAAAGCTCATTGCCGGGCTGGAACTGCTGGCGGCGGCCTTCTTGGCCGTGCTCGGCGCGGCACTGTTCCTCGGTCTCTGGATCGGCGCACAGGGAAACTGA
- a CDS encoding amidase family protein, whose product MTEPCDLSAVEARALIGAKKLSAVELLESCIARTDAVDPAVNAMVARDDERARAAAKAADAATLRGDALPALHGLPLGVKDLENVAGLRTTYGSQLYRDHVPAEDQLIVAKVRAAGAIVLGKTNTPEWGAGANTRNAVYGATGNPFDPMKCAAGSSGGSGVALATGMVPIATGSDTGGSLRNPAAYNGIVGFRPSPGLVPSEKRPLGWNPLSVLGPMARTVPDLCLLLSTMVGDDSADPLATTIHGRTVRRPEDFARPETIDLASLKVAITPDFGFAPTEKHIRKVFAQKVGAFSSLFAVAEEMTPDCSGTDETFEVLRSVSFLANMYDRVRDTPEMVGPNVRANVEEGLRYGALDITRALKQQTAIYQRWQGFFEDYDVILSPAVTLSPRPWSELYPAEIDGKPTRTYFHWLALAYAATTVGHPAISLPVGLDDHGMPFGLQIVGPRGGDAKVLAVAAALERALAGDALTARPVPDIAGLASAPRIAETPGFLGFD is encoded by the coding sequence TTGACTGAACCCTGCGACCTCAGCGCCGTCGAGGCCCGTGCCTTGATCGGAGCCAAGAAGCTTTCCGCCGTCGAACTGCTCGAAAGCTGCATCGCGCGCACCGACGCCGTCGATCCCGCCGTCAACGCCATGGTCGCCCGCGACGACGAGCGCGCCCGCGCCGCCGCGAAGGCGGCCGATGCGGCCACCCTGCGCGGCGATGCGCTGCCCGCCCTTCACGGCCTGCCGCTCGGCGTCAAGGATCTCGAAAACGTCGCGGGACTGCGCACAACCTATGGCAGCCAGCTCTACCGCGACCATGTTCCGGCCGAAGACCAGCTCATCGTCGCCAAGGTGCGCGCCGCGGGCGCGATCGTGCTCGGCAAGACCAACACGCCCGAATGGGGCGCCGGCGCCAACACCCGCAACGCCGTCTACGGCGCGACCGGAAACCCGTTCGACCCGATGAAATGCGCCGCCGGCTCCTCGGGCGGCTCAGGCGTCGCGCTGGCGACGGGCATGGTGCCGATCGCCACCGGCTCGGACACCGGCGGCTCGCTGCGCAACCCTGCCGCCTATAACGGCATCGTCGGTTTCCGGCCTTCGCCGGGCCTCGTGCCGAGCGAGAAGCGCCCTCTCGGCTGGAATCCGCTCTCCGTGCTCGGCCCGATGGCGCGCACCGTGCCCGATCTCTGCCTGTTGCTCTCGACCATGGTCGGCGACGATTCAGCCGACCCGCTGGCGACGACGATCCACGGCAGGACCGTCCGCCGGCCGGAGGATTTCGCGCGGCCGGAGACCATCGACCTCGCCTCCCTCAAGGTCGCGATCACACCGGATTTCGGCTTCGCACCGACAGAAAAGCACATCCGCAAGGTCTTCGCGCAGAAGGTCGGCGCCTTCTCCTCGCTGTTCGCCGTGGCGGAGGAGATGACCCCGGATTGCTCCGGCACCGACGAGACCTTCGAGGTGCTGCGCTCGGTCTCCTTCCTCGCCAACATGTATGACAGGGTCCGCGACACGCCCGAAATGGTCGGCCCCAATGTCCGCGCCAATGTCGAGGAAGGCCTGCGCTATGGCGCGCTCGACATCACCCGCGCGCTGAAGCAGCAGACCGCGATCTACCAGCGCTGGCAGGGCTTCTTCGAGGACTACGACGTCATCCTGTCGCCGGCCGTCACGCTGAGCCCGCGCCCCTGGTCGGAGCTCTACCCGGCCGAGATCGACGGCAAGCCGACCCGAACCTATTTCCACTGGCTGGCGCTGGCTTATGCCGCGACCACCGTCGGCCACCCGGCGATTTCGTTGCCGGTCGGGCTCGACGATCACGGCATGCCCTTCGGGTTGCAGATCGTCGGCCCGCGCGGCGGCGATGCCAAGGTCCTGGCCGTGGCGGCCGCGCTCGAGCGGGCGCTGGCAGGCGACGCCCTGACGGCAAGGCCGGTGCCGGACATCGCCGGGCTGGCGTCTGCGCCGCGCATCGCCGAGACGCCGGGTTTCCTGGGTTTCGATTGA
- a CDS encoding DUF1007 family protein: MTQRPARSALLALAGCLGLAGFPAPASAHPHVFVTARAEILYAPDGAVRALKHIWSFDEAYSAYITQGLDKNGDGKLTPDELAELAKVNIESLPEVGFFTTAKANGKPQEFGQPGEAGLVFENKILTLTYTLPLKVPAHANRSFGIEIGDPTYFVAFDIVDAPDAVITRDAPKGCIVRVARPPKLDPAVQQKLAQEDVTATPDTSWLQVTTRALVACP; encoded by the coding sequence TTGACGCAGCGGCCAGCCCGTTCCGCTCTGCTCGCGCTCGCCGGCTGCCTTGGCCTCGCGGGTTTTCCGGCCCCGGCCTCCGCGCACCCGCATGTCTTCGTCACCGCCCGCGCCGAAATCCTGTACGCGCCCGACGGCGCCGTCCGCGCGCTGAAGCACATCTGGAGCTTCGACGAGGCCTATTCCGCCTATATCACCCAGGGCCTAGACAAGAACGGCGACGGCAAACTGACTCCGGACGAGCTCGCCGAACTCGCCAAGGTCAACATCGAATCCCTGCCCGAAGTCGGCTTCTTCACCACCGCGAAGGCCAACGGCAAGCCGCAGGAGTTCGGCCAGCCGGGCGAAGCGGGTCTGGTCTTCGAGAACAAGATCCTGACCCTGACCTACACCCTGCCGCTGAAGGTGCCGGCCCACGCCAACCGCTCCTTCGGCATCGAGATCGGCGACCCGACCTATTTCGTCGCCTTCGACATCGTCGATGCGCCCGACGCGGTGATCACGCGTGACGCCCCCAAGGGCTGCATCGTCCGCGTCGCCCGCCCGCCCAAGCTCGATCCGGCGGTCCAGCAGAAGCTGGCGCAGGAGGACGTCACCGCCACGCCCGACACGAGCTGGCTTCAGGTCACGACCCGCGCGCTCGTCGCATGTCCCTGA
- a CDS encoding AMP-binding protein, translating to MASASAGQADTFPKLLLRNERERGGRVAFRHKDLGIWQSWNWAEVAEQVRSFARGLQALGLKRGEKVAIIGYNRPRLYWSMAAAQWLGAVPVPVYADSVADEMAYVLDHAEAVFACVQDQEQVDKILSIAERLPNLRHMLYDEPRGLRDYDHGKLHAIDEVIATGRKDLATSPEASAALEREMLAGKGSDLGIILYTSGTTGRPKGVMLSHTNVITAAEIGCQFDGLNESDEIIAYLPIAWVGDHVFSYAQAIVAGFCVNCPEGPETVIDDRREVGTTYAFAPPRVFETMLTLTMVRMEDASALKRKMFHYFLGVAKQYGEKILNGESVPLGGRLLYMLGDVLVYGPLRNRFGLTSIKVGYTAGEAIGPELFRFYRSIGVNLKQLYGQTEAGVYITMQPNGEIRADTVGRPAPLVEIRIDENGEVLYRSPSIFGGYFKDPEKTAETMTADGYVRSGDAGFFDDEGHLKIIDRAKDVGKLNSGDLFPPKYIENKLKFYPNIKEVVAFGQGRDYATVALNIDLTAVGNWAERNNVVYASYQELAGHDLVYDMIAEHVDEVNRSLAAEPLMGGAQIRRFLILHKELDADDGELTRTQKVRRGFIAERYAPLVNALYDGSEAADISTEVTFEDGRKGMISARVKVRDAKTYPVAAPERQTPARAAA from the coding sequence ATGGCAAGCGCGAGCGCCGGCCAGGCGGATACCTTTCCGAAACTTCTGCTGCGCAACGAGCGTGAGCGGGGCGGGCGCGTCGCGTTCCGCCACAAGGACCTCGGCATCTGGCAGTCCTGGAACTGGGCGGAGGTGGCCGAGCAGGTCCGCAGCTTCGCGCGGGGATTGCAGGCTCTCGGGCTGAAGCGCGGCGAGAAGGTCGCGATCATCGGCTACAACCGGCCGCGGCTGTACTGGTCGATGGCGGCCGCGCAATGGCTCGGCGCCGTGCCCGTGCCGGTCTATGCCGACAGCGTCGCCGACGAGATGGCCTATGTGCTCGACCATGCCGAGGCGGTCTTCGCCTGCGTGCAGGATCAGGAGCAGGTCGACAAGATCCTCTCGATCGCGGAGCGCCTGCCGAACCTGCGCCACATGCTCTATGACGAGCCCCGGGGCCTGCGCGACTACGACCACGGCAAGCTGCATGCGATCGACGAGGTCATCGCCACCGGCCGCAAGGACCTCGCCACGAGCCCGGAGGCCAGCGCGGCGCTGGAGCGCGAGATGCTGGCCGGCAAGGGCTCCGATCTCGGCATCATCCTCTACACCTCGGGCACGACGGGCCGGCCCAAGGGCGTCATGCTCAGCCATACCAACGTCATCACGGCGGCCGAGATCGGCTGCCAGTTCGACGGGCTGAACGAGAGCGACGAGATCATCGCCTATCTGCCGATCGCCTGGGTCGGCGACCATGTCTTCTCCTATGCGCAGGCGATCGTCGCGGGCTTCTGCGTCAACTGCCCGGAGGGGCCGGAGACCGTGATCGACGACCGGCGCGAGGTCGGCACGACCTACGCCTTCGCGCCGCCGCGCGTCTTCGAGACCATGCTGACGCTGACCATGGTGCGGATGGAGGATGCCAGCGCGCTGAAGCGGAAGATGTTCCACTACTTCCTCGGCGTGGCGAAGCAATATGGCGAGAAGATCCTCAACGGCGAGAGCGTGCCGCTCGGCGGGCGCCTGCTCTACATGCTCGGCGACGTGCTGGTCTACGGACCCTTGCGCAACCGCTTCGGCCTGACGAGCATCAAGGTCGGCTACACCGCCGGCGAGGCGATCGGGCCCGAGCTGTTCCGCTTCTACCGCTCGATCGGCGTCAACCTGAAGCAGCTCTACGGACAGACGGAAGCCGGCGTCTACATCACCATGCAGCCCAATGGCGAGATCCGGGCCGATACGGTCGGGCGCCCGGCGCCGCTGGTCGAGATCCGGATCGACGAGAATGGCGAGGTGCTCTACCGCTCGCCCTCGATCTTCGGGGGCTATTTCAAGGACCCCGAGAAGACCGCCGAGACGATGACCGCCGACGGCTATGTCCGCTCCGGCGATGCCGGCTTCTTCGACGACGAGGGCCACCTCAAGATCATCGACCGGGCCAAGGATGTCGGCAAGCTCAACAGCGGCGACCTGTTCCCGCCGAAATACATCGAGAACAAGCTGAAATTCTATCCCAACATCAAGGAGGTCGTGGCCTTCGGGCAGGGCCGCGACTATGCGACGGTGGCGCTCAACATCGACCTGACGGCGGTCGGCAACTGGGCCGAGCGCAACAACGTGGTCTACGCCTCCTACCAGGAACTCGCCGGGCACGATCTGGTCTACGACATGATCGCGGAGCATGTCGACGAGGTGAACCGCTCGCTCGCGGCCGAGCCGCTGATGGGCGGGGCGCAGATCAGGCGCTTCCTGATCCTGCACAAGGAACTCGACGCCGACGATGGCGAGCTGACGCGGACCCAGAAGGTCCGGCGTGGCTTCATCGCCGAGCGCTACGCGCCGCTGGTGAATGCGCTCTATGACGGCTCGGAGGCCGCCGACATCTCGACGGAAGTGACCTTCGAGGATGGCCGCAAGGGTATGATCTCGGCGCGGGTCAAGGTGCGCGACGCCAAGACCTATCCGGTCGCGGCACCGGAACGGCAGACGCCGGCGAGGGCCGCAGCATGA
- a CDS encoding ABC transporter substrate-binding protein: MKTPHLKTPHPRTRHLMKTAALGALLAAGAFAAPAIAQDSVYFANNAYRTGPFAGSGIPIGDGMRDYITMINERDGGVGGVKVVYEECETGYDTKKSIECYEQAKSKNTIVYSPWSTGATLAAIPRAHIDKIPILSMAYGLSASADGTAFPWVFIPPFTYWDGASLMVKHMAAELGGMDKLKGKKLGLIHLDAPFGKEPIPVLENLAKKYGFEVKLYPVAAADMQNQGSLWLSIRRDRPDYLYNQGWGAMNPTAVKEAIKNNFPINKLVGVWWAGGDDDARAGGPEAKGYKSLNLNAAGTNFPVIQDIQKYVVEKGKSLAPKEKVGENLYNRGVYNSMLVVEAMRNAQKLTGKKVVNAEDMRRGLESLNITEARLKEIGMEGFATPTTISCTDHSGHSKAYVAEWDGTKWTKPGEWLEPLKDEVRPLIEANAKDYTDKAGNWPKRTEPCEKSS; this comes from the coding sequence ATGAAGACACCTCATCTGAAGACACCTCATCCGAGGACCCGCCATCTGATGAAGACCGCTGCTCTCGGGGCGCTGCTGGCGGCCGGCGCCTTCGCTGCGCCGGCTATCGCGCAGGACAGCGTCTATTTCGCCAACAATGCCTATCGCACCGGGCCCTTCGCCGGCTCCGGCATCCCGATCGGCGACGGCATGCGCGATTACATCACCATGATCAACGAGCGCGACGGCGGCGTCGGCGGCGTCAAGGTCGTCTATGAGGAGTGCGAGACCGGCTACGACACCAAGAAGTCGATCGAGTGCTACGAGCAGGCGAAGTCGAAGAACACGATCGTCTATTCGCCCTGGTCGACCGGCGCCACGCTCGCCGCGATCCCGCGCGCCCATATCGACAAGATCCCGATCCTGTCGATGGCCTATGGCCTGTCGGCCTCGGCCGACGGCACCGCCTTCCCCTGGGTCTTCATCCCGCCCTTTACCTATTGGGACGGTGCTTCGCTGATGGTGAAGCACATGGCCGCCGAACTCGGCGGCATGGACAAGCTCAAGGGCAAGAAGCTTGGCCTGATCCATCTCGACGCGCCCTTCGGCAAGGAGCCGATCCCGGTGCTCGAGAACCTCGCCAAGAAATACGGCTTCGAGGTCAAGCTTTATCCGGTGGCCGCCGCCGACATGCAGAACCAGGGCTCGCTCTGGCTCTCGATCCGGCGCGACCGGCCCGACTACCTCTACAACCAGGGCTGGGGTGCGATGAACCCGACCGCGGTGAAGGAGGCGATCAAGAACAACTTCCCGATCAACAAGCTGGTCGGCGTCTGGTGGGCCGGTGGTGACGACGACGCGCGCGCCGGCGGGCCGGAGGCGAAGGGCTACAAGTCGCTCAACCTGAACGCGGCGGGCACCAACTTCCCGGTCATCCAGGACATCCAGAAATACGTCGTGGAGAAGGGCAAGAGCCTCGCCCCCAAGGAGAAGGTCGGCGAGAACCTCTATAATCGCGGCGTCTACAACTCGATGCTCGTGGTCGAGGCGATGCGCAACGCCCAGAAGCTGACCGGCAAGAAGGTCGTCAACGCCGAGGACATGCGCCGCGGCCTGGAGAGCCTCAACATCACCGAGGCCCGCCTGAAGGAGATCGGCATGGAAGGCTTCGCCACGCCGACCACGATCTCCTGCACCGACCATTCCGGCCACAGCAAGGCCTATGTCGCCGAGTGGGACGGCACCAAATGGACGAAGCCCGGCGAGTGGCTGGAGCCCCTCAAGGACGAGGTCCGGCCGCTGATCGAGGCCAACGCCAAGGACTACACCGACAAGGCCGGCAACTGGCCGAAGCGGACCGAGCCCTGCGAGAAGTCGTCCTGA
- a CDS encoding ABC transporter ATP-binding protein, producing the protein MNAEAMNVTGAPVREKSEVLLSVENVSLRFGGVKAISDVSFDIRKGEVRAIIGPNGAGKTSMLNCINGFYQPQEGQIIFKGERRHKMRPHRAAAAGIARTFQNVALFKGMSTLDNIMTGRTLKMKRGFFWQVLRQGPAMAEEIEHRKVVEDIIDFLQIEHIRKLPVGKLPYGLQKRVELGRALAMEPELLLLDEPMAGMNLEEKEDMCRFILDVNQQFGTTIALIEHDMGVVMDLSDRVVVLEYGRKIADGTPSEVKADQKVIDAYLGVAH; encoded by the coding sequence ATGAACGCGGAAGCGATGAACGTGACCGGCGCCCCCGTCCGCGAGAAGAGCGAGGTGCTGCTCTCCGTCGAGAACGTCTCGCTGCGCTTCGGCGGCGTGAAGGCAATCTCGGACGTCTCCTTCGACATCCGCAAGGGCGAGGTGCGCGCCATCATCGGCCCCAATGGCGCCGGCAAGACCTCGATGCTGAACTGCATCAACGGCTTCTACCAGCCGCAGGAAGGGCAGATCATCTTCAAGGGCGAGCGCCGGCACAAGATGAGGCCGCATCGCGCCGCGGCGGCCGGCATCGCCCGTACCTTCCAGAACGTCGCCCTGTTCAAGGGCATGTCGACGCTCGACAACATCATGACCGGGCGCACGCTGAAGATGAAGCGCGGTTTCTTCTGGCAGGTGCTGCGTCAGGGCCCGGCGATGGCCGAGGAGATCGAGCATCGCAAGGTCGTCGAGGATATCATCGACTTCCTGCAGATCGAGCACATCCGCAAGCTGCCGGTGGGCAAGCTGCCCTATGGCCTGCAGAAGCGCGTCGAGCTCGGCCGGGCGCTGGCGATGGAGCCCGAGCTCCTGCTGCTCGACGAGCCGATGGCTGGCATGAACCTCGAGGAGAAGGAGGACATGTGCCGCTTCATCCTCGACGTGAACCAGCAGTTCGGCACGACGATCGCCTTGATCGAGCACGATATGGGGGTGGTCATGGACCTTTCCGACCGTGTCGTCGTGCTCGAATACGGCCGCAAGATCGCCGATGGCACGCCCAGCGAGGTCAAGGCCGACCAGAAGGTGATCGATGCCTATCTGGGAGTGGCGCATTGA